One part of the Arabidopsis thaliana chromosome 1 sequence genome encodes these proteins:
- a CDS encoding FMN-linked oxidoreductases superfamily protein (FMN-linked oxidoreductases superfamily protein; FUNCTIONS IN: oxidoreductase activity, FMN binding, catalytic activity; INVOLVED IN: metabolic process; CONTAINS InterPro DOMAIN/s: NADH:flavin oxidoreductase/NADH oxidase, N-terminal (InterPro:IPR001155), Aldolase-type TIM barrel (InterPro:IPR013785); BEST Arabidopsis thaliana protein match is: FMN-linked oxidoreductases superfamily protein (TAIR:AT1G18020.1); Has 35333 Blast hits to 34131 proteins in 2444 species: Archae - 798; Bacteria - 22429; Metazoa - 974; Fungi - 991; Plants - 531; Viruses - 0; Other Eukaryotes - 9610 (source: NCBI BLink).), producing METKQSIPLLMPYKMGPFNLSHRSRSYGNIPQPNAKLYYTQRTTPGGLLISESCVVSETSLGYPDLPGLWNRDQVEAWKPIVDAVHSKGGIFFCQIWHGGRVFHQDQPNGEAPVSSTDKPLMCKNMYGGQFKPPRRLRSDELPAIVNDFRIAARNAIEAGFDGVEVHGAHGYLIDQFLKDKVNDRSDQYGGSLENRCRFALEVIEAVVNEIGSDRVGIRLSPFADYMESGDSNPEALGLYLVQAMNKHGMESSTVTWLNLE from the exons ATGGAGACTAAACAGAGTATCCCTCTCCTCATGCCCTATAAGATGGGACCCTTCAATCTTTCTCACAG ATCGAGATCGTATGGTAACATTCCTCAGCCTAATGCCAAATTATATTACACTCAGAGAACAACACCTGGTGGTCTTCTTATTTCCGAATCCTGTGTAGTCTCCGAGACATCATTGGG CTATCCGGATTTACCTGGATTATGGAACAGAGACCAAGTGGAGGCATGGAAGCCCATCGTGGATGCGGTTCATTCGAAAGGCGGTATCTTCTTCTGCCAGATTTGGCATGGTGGCAGAGTTTTTCATCAAG ACCAGCCAAATGGGGAAGCACCCGTCTCCTCTACAGACAAGCCATTGATGTGCAAGAACATGTATGGAGGTCAGTTTAAGCCTCCACGGCGGTTAAGGAGCGACGAGCTTCCCGCCATTGTCAACGACTTTAGAATCGCTGCACGAAACGCGATCGAAGCTG GCTTCGATGGAGTGGAGGTTCACGGCGCACATGGTTACCTGATCGATCAGTTCCTGAAAGACAAAGTGAATGACAGAAGTGACCAATATGGTGGGTCATTAGAGAACCGCTGTAGATTTGCTCTTGAAGTAATCGAAGCAGTGGTGAACGAGATCGGTTCAGATCGTGTTGGAATCAGACTCTCGCCATTTGCAGATTACATGGAGTCAGGAGACTCGAATCCAGAAGCATTAGGGCTCTACCTGGTGCAAGCTATGAACAAGCATGGCATGGAGTCGTCTACGGTCACATGGTTGAACCTAGAATGA
- a CDS encoding FMN-linked oxidoreductases superfamily protein (FMN-linked oxidoreductases superfamily protein; FUNCTIONS IN: oxidoreductase activity, FMN binding, catalytic activity; INVOLVED IN: metabolic process; CONTAINS InterPro DOMAIN/s: NADH:flavin oxidoreductase/NADH oxidase, N-terminal (InterPro:IPR001155), Aldolase-type TIM barrel (InterPro:IPR013785); BEST Arabidopsis thaliana protein match is: FMN-linked oxidoreductases superfamily protein (TAIR:AT1G18020.1); Has 13076 Blast hits to 13058 proteins in 2049 species: Archae - 127; Bacteria - 9786; Metazoa - 29; Fungi - 859; Plants - 433; Viruses - 0; Other Eukaryotes - 1842 (source: NCBI BLink).), which produces METKQSIPLLMPYKMGPFNLSHRVVLAPLTRSRSYGNIPQPNAKLYYTQRTTPGGLLISESCVVSETSLGYPDLPGLWNRDQVEAWKPIVDAVHSKGGIFFCQIWHGGRVFHQDQPNGEAPVSSTDKPLMCKNMYGGQFKPPRRLRSDELPAIVNDFRIAARNAIEAGFDGVEVHGAHGYLIDQFLKDKVNDRSDQYGGSLENRCRFALEVIEAVVNEIGSDRVGIRLSPFADYMESGDSNPEALGLYLVQAMNKHGMESSTVTWLNLE; this is translated from the exons ATGGAGACTAAACAGAGTATCCCTCTCCTCATGCCCTATAAGATGGGACCCTTCAATCTTTCTCACAG GGTTGTTTTGGCGCCATTGACTAGATCGAGATCGTATGGTAACATTCCTCAGCCTAATGCCAAATTATATTACACTCAGAGAACAACACCTGGTGGTCTTCTTATTTCCGAATCCTGTGTAGTCTCCGAGACATCATTGGG CTATCCGGATTTACCTGGATTATGGAACAGAGACCAAGTGGAGGCATGGAAGCCCATCGTGGATGCGGTTCATTCGAAAGGCGGTATCTTCTTCTGCCAGATTTGGCATGGTGGCAGAGTTTTTCATCAAG ACCAGCCAAATGGGGAAGCACCCGTCTCCTCTACAGACAAGCCATTGATGTGCAAGAACATGTATGGAGGTCAGTTTAAGCCTCCACGGCGGTTAAGGAGCGACGAGCTTCCCGCCATTGTCAACGACTTTAGAATCGCTGCACGAAACGCGATCGAAGCTG GCTTCGATGGAGTGGAGGTTCACGGCGCACATGGTTACCTGATCGATCAGTTCCTGAAAGACAAAGTGAATGACAGAAGTGACCAATATGGTGGGTCATTAGAGAACCGCTGTAGATTTGCTCTTGAAGTAATCGAAGCAGTGGTGAACGAGATCGGTTCAGATCGTGTTGGAATCAGACTCTCGCCATTTGCAGATTACATGGAGTCAGGAGACTCGAATCCAGAAGCATTAGGGCTCTACCTGGTGCAAGCTATGAACAAGCATGGCATGGAGTCGTCTACGGTCACATGGTTGAACCTAGAATGA